From the Nodularia sp. NIES-3585 genome, one window contains:
- a CDS encoding type II toxin-antitoxin system mRNA interferase toxin, RelE/StbE family, whose translation MKVLVWDTSFKRAFKQVVRKNPQLEGKIFEILELLASDIFNPVLKSHKLSGQLEGLWACSVAYDCRIIYTLKQAEDTQEEMIILVDIGSHDEVY comes from the coding sequence ATGAAAGTTTTAGTTTGGGATACCAGTTTTAAGAGAGCTTTTAAGCAAGTTGTTCGTAAGAATCCCCAATTAGAGGGGAAAATATTTGAAATCTTAGAATTACTAGCGTCTGATATATTTAACCCTGTTTTGAAATCTCATAAATTGAGTGGTCAGTTAGAAGGTTTATGGGCTTGTTCAGTGGCTTATGACTGCCGAATTATCTATACATTAAAACAAGCTGAGGATACACAAGAGGAGATGATTATTTTGGTTGATATCGGTAGCCACGATGAGGTTTATTAA